The Brachyspira aalborgi genome has a segment encoding these proteins:
- a CDS encoding SanA/YdcF family protein, producing MFKLKKIFYTKINRIRDNYIEAKNIIRDKNIFSKIINYIFFILKCIWEFKSEILIVIAVCILIMYLFISIYSKKYIYNSIEKIPYNDVALVLGTSKYLYDGRVNMYFKFRMDAAYELYKNGKIKFILVSGDNRHISYNEPRQMRLDLIRRGVDKKHIFLDFAGFRTRDSIIRANKVFSLTNFTIVSQPFHNERAILIARQKNIKAIGYNARNVRKLYRIRQFPREIGARVLMIFDIIFNKPPKFYGDNIIIEEQKELANKNSNKIDKNKFR from the coding sequence ATGTTTAAATTAAAAAAAATATTTTATACAAAAATAAACAGAATAAGAGATAATTATATCGAGGCAAAAAATATTATTAGAGATAAAAATATTTTTTCTAAAATTATAAATTATATTTTCTTTATCCTAAAATGCATTTGGGAGTTTAAATCCGAAATATTAATTGTAATCGCCGTTTGTATATTGATAATGTATTTATTTATTTCAATCTATTCAAAAAAATATATTTATAATTCTATTGAAAAAATTCCATATAACGATGTCGCTTTGGTTTTGGGAACGAGCAAATATTTATATGACGGAAGAGTTAATATGTATTTTAAATTTAGAATGGATGCTGCATACGAATTATATAAAAACGGAAAAATAAAATTTATTCTTGTAAGCGGAGATAATAGGCATATATCATATAATGAGCCTAGACAAATGCGTTTAGATTTAATAAGACGAGGAGTCGATAAAAAACATATATTTTTAGATTTTGCGGGATTTAGAACGAGAGATTCTATTATAAGAGCGAATAAAGTTTTTAGCCTCACTAATTTTACTATAGTCTCTCAACCTTTCCATAATGAGAGAGCGATTTTGATAGCGAGACAAAAAAATATAAAAGCAATCGGATATAATGCGCGCAATGTTAGAAAATTATACAGAATAAGACAGTTTCCGAGAGAAATTGGAGCGAGAGTTTTAATGATATTCGATATTATTTTTAATAAACCGCCGAAATTCTACGGAGATAATATTATTATAGAAGAGCAAAAAGAATTAGCAAATAAAAATAGCAATAAAATAGACAAAAATAAATTTAGATAA
- a CDS encoding sialidase family protein — MKNNIIKILDEKILYEDKKFYPAFPSIVCLEKNKYLISFRLAPKTEKNYSHLHSLSKAIVSAVYKNKITKMFELGKDDCAAKQDPQLFRVDNKTILAYYFRYSFHPINEKKLFKNYTFIEYNNSIALLDGIGLCISEDNGKTFSKPNIIKLNNEMKNFAIRGNMIKIGNEILAPIYAYKKTSNKSKNDKYQCYIISSKDFINWKIKTLLCESEIKNNKRIEYFEPSLLAYKNNIIAFIRTHYNNEYGYTSISYSKYKGKTFSKPEAINIKGYPLNPLILNNKKILLTYGYRLKPYGIRAKILDKIENKNIIENINNSKELIIEDKIKNADCGYPSCINDGNNIICVYYGCKEKSNTRKIYLKRFILN; from the coding sequence ATGAAAAATAATATTATAAAAATTTTAGACGAAAAAATATTATACGAAGATAAAAAATTTTATCCAGCTTTTCCAAGTATAGTTTGTCTTGAAAAAAATAAATATTTAATTAGTTTTAGATTAGCTCCAAAAACAGAAAAAAATTATTCTCATTTGCATTCTTTAAGCAAAGCGATTGTGTCGGCAGTTTATAAAAATAAAATTACAAAAATGTTTGAATTAGGCAAAGACGATTGCGCTGCAAAACAGGACCCGCAATTATTTAGAGTAGATAATAAAACAATATTGGCTTATTATTTTAGATATTCTTTTCATCCTATAAACGAAAAAAAATTATTTAAAAATTATACTTTTATAGAATATAATAATTCTATAGCCTTGCTTGACGGAATCGGTTTATGCATAAGCGAAGATAACGGAAAAACTTTTTCAAAACCAAATATAATAAAATTAAATAACGAAATGAAAAATTTTGCCATAAGAGGAAATATGATAAAAATCGGAAATGAAATTTTAGCTCCGATTTACGCTTATAAAAAAACTTCAAATAAAAGCAAAAATGATAAATATCAATGTTATATAATAAGCTCAAAAGATTTTATTAATTGGAAAATTAAAACTTTATTATGCGAAAGCGAAATTAAAAATAATAAAAGAATAGAATATTTTGAACCTTCTTTACTTGCATATAAAAATAATATAATTGCATTTATAAGAACTCATTATAATAACGAATACGGTTATACTTCAATATCGTATTCAAAATACAAAGGAAAAACTTTTTCAAAACCCGAAGCTATAAATATAAAAGGTTATCCTTTAAATCCGTTAATTTTAAATAATAAAAAAATTCTTTTAACTTACGGTTATAGATTAAAACCTTACGGAATAAGAGCGAAGATTTTAGACAAAATTGAAAATAAAAATATAATTGAAAATATTAATAATTCCAAAGAGTTGATAATAGAAGATAAAATAAAAAATGCAGATTGCGGTTATCCTTCTTGCATTAATGACGGTAATAATATAATATGCGTATATTACGGTTGCAAAGAAAAAAGCAATACAAGAAAAATATATTTGAAAAGATTTATTTTAAATTAA
- a CDS encoding glycine betaine ABC transporter substrate-binding protein — MNIISEFLIYVIEQRNEIFTLLFQHIRLTVFSVIFSIMLGVPLGILIKYVKKLNKPILGFANIVQAIPSMALLGISIPILGIGSAPAIFMVILYSLLPIIKNTYTGLSNISPQILEAAKGIGLTKTQRLFKIQIPLSLPVIMAGIRVSAVTSVGLMTIAAYVGAGGLGYLVFAGIRTINNYQILAGAIPACLLALLVDYVFSIIERLVTPISLQANETIKRKELEDKRKKDKIIIYIVIIITLILSATQIIKLNINKRDTITVSSLMFTEQLILGNMVSDLIEANTDLIVDRKLALGGTQIVFQALDKGDVDLYVDYTGTMFASLLNYNPTNDSDFVYNIVKKDMKSKYNIETLEPFNFNNTYVLAIRKETKERYNIKTISDMRFASKNLKFCGTIEFMNRTDGIIGLTNFYLLDFKDYVAIDDAPRYIALDSKEVDVITAFSTDGLLKKFSLITLEDNKNFFPPYYAVPFIRADTLNKYPEIAEILKKLGDLLDEETMIELNYQVDEMQKDPKEVAREFLIKNNLI; from the coding sequence TTGAATATAATATCGGAATTCTTAATATATGTTATAGAACAGAGAAATGAAATATTTACTCTTTTATTTCAGCATATAAGATTAACCGTATTTTCAGTAATATTTTCAATAATGCTTGGCGTTCCTTTGGGAATATTAATAAAATATGTCAAAAAACTCAATAAACCTATTTTAGGATTTGCAAATATAGTTCAAGCTATACCGAGCATGGCGCTTTTAGGAATATCGATTCCAATATTAGGAATAGGCTCGGCTCCAGCAATATTTATGGTTATATTATATTCTTTACTTCCAATAATAAAAAATACATATACGGGACTTTCAAATATAAGTCCTCAAATATTAGAAGCTGCAAAAGGAATAGGATTAACAAAAACTCAAAGATTATTTAAAATACAAATTCCTTTATCTCTTCCCGTTATAATGGCGGGAATAAGAGTTTCGGCTGTAACTTCGGTTGGTTTAATGACTATAGCCGCTTATGTCGGAGCTGGAGGATTAGGTTATTTGGTATTTGCTGGAATAAGAACTATTAATAATTATCAAATATTGGCTGGCGCAATTCCCGCTTGTCTGCTCGCTTTACTTGTAGATTATGTTTTTTCTATAATAGAAAGATTGGTAACGCCGATTAGCTTGCAAGCAAATGAAACAATAAAAAGAAAAGAATTAGAAGATAAAAGAAAAAAAGATAAAATTATTATATATATCGTTATAATTATCACTCTAATTTTAAGCGCCACTCAAATAATAAAATTAAACATAAATAAGAGAGATACTATAACGGTTTCTTCTTTAATGTTTACAGAACAGTTGATATTAGGAAATATGGTTTCAGATTTAATTGAAGCGAATACGGATTTAATAGTCGATAGAAAATTAGCGCTTGGCGGAACTCAAATAGTTTTTCAGGCTTTAGATAAAGGCGATGTTGATTTATATGTAGATTATACGGGAACAATGTTTGCAAGTTTGCTTAATTATAATCCGACTAACGATTCCGATTTTGTATATAATATAGTTAAAAAAGATATGAAGAGCAAATATAATATTGAAACTTTAGAGCCTTTTAATTTTAATAATACTTATGTTCTTGCCATAAGAAAAGAAACTAAAGAAAGATATAATATTAAAACTATTAGCGATATGAGATTTGCATCTAAAAATTTAAAATTCTGCGGAACTATAGAGTTTATGAATAGAACCGATGGAATAATAGGACTTACAAATTTTTATTTATTAGATTTTAAAGATTATGTCGCTATAGACGATGCTCCAAGATATATTGCTTTAGATTCTAAAGAAGTCGATGTTATAACCGCATTTTCTACGGACGGATTATTAAAAAAATTCTCTCTTATAACTTTGGAAGACAATAAAAATTTCTTTCCGCCTTATTATGCCGTTCCTTTTATAAGAGCCGACACTTTAAATAAATATCCTGAAATTGCGGAGATTCTTAAAAAATTGGGCGATTTGCTTGACGAAGAGACAATGATAGAATTAAATTATCAAGTTGATGAAATGCAGAAAGACCCTAAAGAAGTTGCGCGGGAATTTCTTATAAAAAATAATTTGATATAG
- a CDS encoding ABC transporter ATP-binding protein, with translation MIKVENITKRFKNRTVLKSISFQIEKGEFVSIIGPSGCGKTTLLKMINRLIKPTSGKIYINGENIYDKDPITLRRNMGYVIQQNGLFPHMTIKDNIEIIPKLEKKKSEEIYKRTIELMNMVDLNPDEYLNRYPSELSGGEQQRIGVARAFANDTDIVLMDEPFSALDPITRADLQNELLNLQSKLNKTIVFVTHDMDEALKLSNKICLMKDGEIIQFDEPEKILKEPENEYVESFVGKNRIWDNPEYIRAQDIMTNINNNFGITGFFTLIANKGKYKKIPKIKYDENITSILKILDENKAESLHVINENKKIIGIITQNELVAILNQKFIKEDAIKEINC, from the coding sequence ATGATAAAAGTAGAAAATATCACTAAAAGATTCAAAAATCGAACGGTTTTAAAATCAATTTCATTCCAAATTGAAAAAGGCGAATTTGTATCTATAATCGGACCTAGCGGTTGCGGTAAAACCACGCTTTTAAAAATGATTAACAGACTAATAAAGCCAACTTCAGGCAAAATCTATATAAACGGAGAGAATATATACGATAAAGACCCGATAACTTTAAGAAGAAATATGGGATATGTTATACAGCAAAACGGATTATTTCCGCATATGACTATTAAAGATAATATTGAAATTATACCGAAACTTGAAAAAAAGAAATCGGAAGAAATATATAAAAGAACAATAGAGCTTATGAATATGGTTGATTTGAATCCCGATGAATATTTGAATAGATATCCTTCAGAGTTAAGCGGAGGCGAACAGCAGAGAATCGGAGTTGCAAGAGCTTTTGCAAACGATACCGATATAGTTTTAATGGACGAGCCTTTTAGCGCATTAGACCCAATTACGAGAGCCGATTTACAAAACGAACTTTTAAATCTGCAATCGAAATTAAATAAAACTATAGTATTTGTAACGCATGATATGGACGAAGCTTTAAAACTTTCAAATAAAATATGTTTAATGAAAGACGGCGAGATAATTCAATTTGACGAACCCGAAAAAATATTAAAAGAGCCTGAAAACGAATATGTAGAATCTTTTGTAGGAAAAAATAGAATTTGGGATAATCCCGAATATATAAGAGCGCAAGATATAATGACAAATATTAATAATAATTTTGGCATAACGGGATTTTTTACTTTAATTGCAAACAAAGGAAAATATAAAAAAATTCCTAAAATTAAATATGATGAAAATATAACTTCGATACTTAAAATATTGGACGAAAATAAAGCGGAAAGTTTGCATGTTATAAACGAAAATAAAAAAATTATCGGAATAATAACTCAAAATGAACTTGTGGCAATATTAAATCAAAAATTTATTAAAGAGGATGCAATTAAGGAGATAAACTGTTGA
- the recA gene encoding recombinase RecA — MATAKKKENTEIKKDGKNEAIDAITDQINKKYGPGSFMRLGSNKTVNVDVISTGALTLDHALGVGGIPRGRITEIYGHEASGKTTLTLHIIAEAQKAGGYAAFIDAEHALDPTYASALGVDIDNLYISQPNSGEEALEILEKVVSSTAFDIVVVDSVAALVSRAELAGDIGDAHIALQARLMSHALRKLTAIISNTNTAVIFINQLRQNIATTGYGAGPTETTTGGKALKFYSSVRLDIRRTEWIKKGDETIGHKVKIKVVKNKLSAPFKVVNLEIIFGHGISTEGLLIDLAMEAKIITRSGAWFYYNGEQIAQGKEKVREILASDTKMRLELEIQIRENLNMGGIDKVKEELNEYLESQKNKDDKTVKGDKKEDSDLNKNPISNKDDTSDLLIKTVE, encoded by the coding sequence ATGGCTACAGCTAAAAAGAAAGAAAATACTGAAATAAAAAAAGACGGTAAAAATGAAGCTATAGATGCGATTACCGACCAAATAAATAAGAAATATGGACCAGGTTCTTTTATGCGACTTGGCAGCAATAAAACCGTTAATGTAGATGTTATATCAACGGGAGCTTTAACTTTAGACCATGCGCTTGGAGTTGGCGGAATACCGAGAGGAAGAATAACGGAAATATACGGACATGAAGCTTCGGGAAAAACTACGCTTACTCTTCATATAATAGCGGAAGCTCAAAAGGCTGGAGGATATGCGGCATTTATAGACGCAGAACATGCTTTAGACCCGACTTATGCAAGCGCTTTGGGAGTCGATATTGATAATTTATATATTTCGCAGCCAAACTCTGGAGAAGAGGCTTTAGAAATACTTGAAAAAGTTGTTTCTTCTACAGCTTTTGATATAGTCGTTGTCGATTCGGTTGCGGCTTTAGTTTCAAGAGCGGAACTTGCAGGAGATATTGGAGATGCTCATATTGCTTTACAAGCTCGTTTAATGAGTCACGCTTTAAGAAAATTAACGGCAATAATAAGCAATACAAATACCGCGGTAATATTTATTAATCAATTAAGGCAGAATATAGCGACTACGGGATATGGCGCTGGACCAACAGAAACTACTACGGGCGGAAAGGCTTTAAAATTTTATTCTTCCGTTAGACTCGACATTAGAAGGACGGAATGGATAAAGAAAGGAGACGAAACGATTGGGCATAAAGTAAAAATTAAAGTTGTAAAAAATAAATTGTCCGCTCCTTTTAAGGTTGTCAATTTGGAAATTATATTTGGGCATGGAATTTCTACCGAAGGTTTATTAATCGATTTGGCAATGGAAGCGAAAATTATAACAAGAAGCGGCGCTTGGTTTTATTATAATGGAGAACAAATAGCGCAAGGAAAAGAAAAGGTTAGAGAAATACTTGCATCCGACACTAAAATGAGATTAGAACTTGAAATACAAATAAGAGAAAATTTAAATATGGGCGGAATCGATAAAGTAAAAGAAGAGCTTAACGAATATTTGGAAAGTCAAAAAAACAAAGACGATAAAACCGTTAAAGGCGATAAAAAAGAAGACAGCGATTTAAATAAAAATCCTATTTCAAATAAAGATGATACAAGCGATTTATTGATTAAAACAGTAGAATAA
- a CDS encoding ATP-binding cassette domain-containing protein, whose product MNASPFEISGGQKRMIALASVFISSPKILFLDEPTAGLDFESKKIFMSSLKSLNKNFKLTIIQSSHILEDIIEYGDTVLILNKNKKFINGNPRDLLFSKETLNNYGLKEPEIYKYIEELKKFGVKNIDNIKTNSELIKKLFYNN is encoded by the coding sequence TTGAACGCGTCTCCGTTTGAAATTAGCGGCGGACAAAAAAGAATGATAGCGTTAGCATCAGTTTTTATATCGTCTCCTAAAATATTATTTTTAGACGAACCTACGGCTGGGCTTGATTTTGAAAGTAAAAAAATATTTATGTCTTCGTTAAAAAGTCTTAATAAAAATTTTAAACTAACTATAATACAATCCTCGCATATATTGGAAGATATAATAGAATATGGAGATACGGTTTTAATATTGAATAAAAATAAAAAATTTATAAACGGAAATCCAAGAGATTTGCTATTTTCTAAAGAAACGCTAAATAATTACGGACTTAAAGAACCCGAAATTTATAAATACATTGAAGAGTTAAAAAAATTTGGCGTAAAGAATATAGATAATATAAAAACTAATAGCGAATTAATAAAAAAATTATTTTATAATAATTAA
- a CDS encoding energy-coupling factor transporter transmembrane component T family protein: protein MINKKFDPRTIFLSTLFLTISLIIMNNIIQTLFCFIAILIHIILVGVKVKNLIKIFFASIWLLLSIILINYFFINKDINYITNSIFRFFGIIILASAMLSSMDIMDIGFAVEKIFYPFKYFKIPIENISVIIALSLKFIPLIKDEALRIQKAQKARGLDYNLMSVKEKIYNITNLFIPIVVSSIQSSVKTAIAMEIRGYGAPYKKTRLYESYITIKDLLYIIFNIIFLIFIILIRFKF, encoded by the coding sequence ATGATTAATAAAAAATTTGACCCAAGAACTATTTTTTTATCGACTTTATTTTTAACAATATCTTTGATTATAATGAATAATATTATTCAAACTTTATTTTGTTTTATAGCTATTTTAATTCATATAATTTTAGTCGGCGTAAAAGTTAAAAATTTAATAAAAATATTTTTTGCTTCTATATGGTTATTGCTTTCAATTATTTTAATAAATTATTTTTTTATAAATAAAGATATTAATTATATAACTAATTCAATTTTTAGATTTTTTGGAATTATTATTTTAGCCTCCGCAATGCTTTCGTCTATGGATATTATGGATATAGGTTTTGCAGTAGAAAAAATATTTTATCCGTTTAAATATTTTAAAATACCTATAGAAAATATAAGCGTAATAATAGCTTTATCATTAAAATTTATTCCGTTAATAAAAGACGAGGCTTTAAGAATACAAAAAGCTCAAAAAGCTAGAGGTTTAGATTATAATTTAATGTCCGTTAAAGAAAAAATATATAATATAACAAATCTATTTATACCTATAGTTGTGTCTTCTATTCAGTCTTCCGTAAAAACGGCAATCGCTATGGAAATTAGAGGATATGGAGCGCCTTATAAAAAAACGAGATTATACGAATCTTATATAACTATAAAAGATTTATTATATATTATTTTTAATATTATATTCTTAATATTTATAATTTTGATAAGATTTAAATTTTAA
- a CDS encoding tetratricopeptide repeat protein encodes MNEEFFSRKESVKDIFFMIEGKLKKGLFKESMEDFDRIMAMDFEYADLYENISCVKFWINRLDILNKKLKEDWAEYCKFLDSSYKKFCIFIRDKDYKGDLISIKAIHYFVYNRIIELIMNKSPEDINGKDELHLLANAFIELEDYSKGLKAYEYLNTIEPYNSNTLGFIAEINHKLGDEKKAKMYIREALFYGPQNIEFEKITIEAVREIRDIIIKRGIHNGSQEEIISWMSAYGELMNILDIKKELSREEEIELRKNISRLEADYRKFKLRDKTAPKLLSSYAFLTACLIMRHNSSDREEIEILARKMAAIDEDLLRYYINKLEKR; translated from the coding sequence ATGAATGAGGAATTCTTTTCAAGAAAAGAATCTGTTAAAGATATTTTCTTTATGATAGAAGGTAAGTTGAAAAAAGGCTTATTTAAAGAGTCTATGGAAGACTTTGACAGAATAATGGCTATGGATTTTGAGTATGCCGATTTGTATGAGAATATCTCATGCGTAAAATTTTGGATAAATAGGCTTGATATTTTAAATAAAAAACTTAAAGAAGATTGGGCAGAATATTGTAAATTTTTAGATTCTTCTTATAAGAAATTTTGTATTTTTATAAGAGATAAAGATTATAAAGGCGATTTAATATCGATAAAGGCTATTCATTATTTTGTATATAATAGAATAATAGAATTAATAATGAATAAAAGTCCCGAAGATATTAACGGAAAGGATGAGTTGCATTTACTTGCAAATGCGTTTATAGAATTGGAGGATTATTCCAAAGGCTTAAAGGCTTATGAATATTTGAATACTATAGAACCTTATAATTCAAATACTTTAGGCTTTATCGCTGAAATTAATCATAAATTGGGAGATGAAAAAAAAGCTAAAATGTATATTAGAGAGGCTTTGTTTTATGGACCTCAAAATATAGAATTTGAAAAAATTACAATAGAAGCCGTTAGAGAAATTAGAGATATAATAATAAAAAGAGGAATTCATAACGGAAGTCAAGAAGAAATTATAAGTTGGATGAGCGCTTATGGCGAACTTATGAATATATTAGATATAAAAAAGGAATTAAGCAGAGAAGAGGAAATTGAATTAAGAAAAAATATTTCAAGACTTGAAGCGGATTATAGAAAATTTAAATTGAGAGATAAAACCGCTCCAAAACTTTTATCTTCATACGCTTTCCTTACAGCCTGCCTTATAATGAGGCATAATAGTTCGGATAGGGAAGAGATAGAAATTTTAGCAAGAAAAATGGCGGCTATAGACGAAGATTTATTAAGATATTATATAAATAAATTAGAAAAGAGGTAA
- a CDS encoding transcript cleavage factor, with amino-acid sequence MSEALEKLENTFTEETFTRKPLLNYTIKYFTDLSGIINDINDKNEINSAIDTAKTQLEKNQQHISALYSIGFLNLKIENYSDMHLDKLLGIFKNAKKWNIVEYIAQKIVDEYYESDYALRYLANYYQISNRETDAVEVWERLIKFDTSNPELPEKIAHIKETAGDINSAVHYYKIAFERNLIRKRNNAESNIKKVLEYEPDNYNYLLKYESSLYELVDANIMIDVWKIIFFYYFENARYDEALKTIKNLLNYEQSIVAQNNKKAKFFRHRLVDVYKALHPNHSFFEKIEEISAITNVNKPPKSCIEIFEKYIQYDVGKYVIHRNFGVGKIKAITIDELKIKFVSQEEERKMTFDMAIQSLTTLPEDDINVYKAYKLNELKKIAEENPTEFLTIILKYRKTISAKDLKQELTSTPNTVIKEASYSKWLESAKKSVRASTTVKFDKNTFLYNEQAETYDAESLAKFNKTENFFERYQIYMEYLVYTPNLNSEEAKEMHDYFVNMAKNKNAENDAKIVSAIYLKISGNNEKDIPSLSDMIKNISDYTHIYEILPSSIYRNKFLDAIEEGKKDEYYDIILKILYSPQVKNHYLIVNKLFEDNKTDILSKTIDDIFLHYREYPESFVYFAQKILDGEYSDKNEININKNALMIGLLSVISYLSKMLDNKETAVQGRKLLKTVYELVFDKNYLLKFIETESEEDVKIIFSEFQKLVNLEQHYKTDIISAVIKRFPNWKI; translated from the coding sequence ATGTCAGAAGCTTTAGAAAAATTAGAAAACACTTTTACAGAAGAAACTTTTACAAGAAAACCTTTATTAAATTATACGATTAAATACTTTACGGATTTAAGCGGAATAATAAACGATATTAACGATAAAAACGAAATTAACTCCGCTATAGATACGGCAAAAACGCAGCTTGAAAAAAATCAGCAGCATATATCCGCTTTATATTCAATCGGATTTTTAAATTTGAAAATTGAAAATTATTCGGATATGCATTTGGATAAACTTTTAGGTATTTTTAAGAATGCAAAAAAATGGAATATTGTAGAATATATAGCACAAAAAATTGTGGACGAATATTACGAGAGCGATTACGCTTTAAGATATTTGGCAAATTATTATCAAATTTCAAATAGAGAAACGGATGCCGTTGAAGTTTGGGAAAGATTAATAAAATTCGACACTTCAAATCCAGAACTTCCAGAAAAAATAGCGCATATTAAAGAAACCGCGGGAGATATAAATAGCGCAGTTCATTATTATAAAATAGCTTTTGAAAGAAATCTTATAAGAAAGAGAAATAACGCCGAAAGCAATATTAAAAAAGTTTTGGAATACGAACCTGACAATTATAATTATTTGCTAAAATACGAATCTTCTTTGTATGAACTTGTTGACGCTAATATTATGATTGATGTTTGGAAGATAATATTTTTCTATTATTTTGAAAATGCAAGATATGACGAAGCTTTGAAAACTATTAAAAATCTTCTTAATTATGAGCAGTCAATAGTCGCTCAAAATAATAAAAAAGCAAAATTTTTCAGACATAGATTAGTCGATGTTTATAAAGCTTTACATCCTAATCATTCGTTTTTTGAAAAAATAGAGGAAATTTCCGCTATAACCAATGTAAATAAACCTCCAAAATCTTGCATTGAAATTTTTGAAAAATATATTCAATACGATGTTGGCAAATATGTTATTCATAGAAATTTTGGCGTTGGAAAAATTAAAGCTATAACTATAGACGAACTTAAAATAAAATTCGTTTCGCAGGAAGAAGAAAGAAAAATGACTTTTGATATGGCTATTCAATCTCTTACTACTTTGCCTGAAGACGATATAAATGTTTATAAGGCGTATAAACTTAACGAATTAAAAAAGATTGCAGAAGAAAATCCTACAGAATTTTTAACTATAATTTTAAAATATAGAAAAACTATAAGCGCAAAAGATTTGAAACAAGAATTAACTTCTACTCCTAATACTGTTATAAAAGAAGCTTCATATTCTAAATGGCTTGAATCGGCAAAAAAATCCGTTCGCGCTTCTACTACCGTAAAATTCGATAAAAATACTTTCTTGTATAATGAACAAGCGGAAACTTACGATGCCGAGAGTTTGGCTAAATTTAATAAGACGGAAAACTTCTTTGAAAGATATCAAATATACATGGAATATTTGGTATATACTCCAAATTTAAACTCCGAAGAAGCGAAAGAAATGCATGATTATTTTGTTAATATGGCAAAAAATAAAAATGCGGAAAATGACGCAAAAATAGTAAGCGCTATATACTTAAAAATATCGGGCAATAATGAAAAAGATATTCCTTCGCTTTCCGATATGATTAAAAATATTAGCGATTATACGCATATATACGAAATTTTGCCTTCTTCAATTTATAGAAATAAATTTCTTGATGCGATTGAGGAAGGAAAAAAAGACGAATATTACGATATTATATTAAAAATATTATATTCTCCGCAAGTGAAAAATCATTATTTAATCGTAAATAAATTATTTGAAGATAATAAAACCGATATATTATCAAAAACTATAGACGATATATTTTTGCATTATAGAGAATATCCCGAATCTTTCGTTTATTTTGCTCAAAAGATTCTTGACGGCGAATATTCCGATAAAAATGAAATTAATATAAATAAAAACGCTTTAATGATAGGTTTATTAAGCGTAATATCATATTTGTCAAAAATGCTAGACAATAAAGAAACTGCAGTTCAAGGCAGAAAACTTTTGAAAACTGTTTACGAGCTTGTATTTGATAAAAATTATCTTTTGAAATTTATAGAAACCGAATCGGAAGAGGATGTAAAAATTATATTTAGCGAGTTTCAAAAACTTGTTAATTTGGAACAACATTATAAAACCGATATTATATCCGCCGTTATTAAAAGGTTTCCTAATTGGAAGATATAA